Proteins from a genomic interval of Hornefia porci:
- a CDS encoding aconitase X swivel domain-containing protein, whose product MKQYKCHKISEGCAEAEAIVSGDHIMFYLMEPETGRVIESAHDLEGKSIAKKILIFPGGKGSSVVQADGLFQLNMHGNMPAAMIIQFPETVLVSSAIIMEIPMVDKVDPAFYQDVKDGDLVKVDATNGVVEIL is encoded by the coding sequence ATGAAACAGTACAAATGTCATAAGATCTCTGAAGGATGTGCAGAGGCAGAAGCGATCGTTTCCGGGGATCATATCATGTTTTATCTGATGGAGCCTGAGACAGGCAGGGTGATTGAAAGTGCTCACGATCTGGAAGGGAAATCCATCGCAAAAAAAATTCTGATTTTTCCGGGAGGGAAAGGAAGTTCTGTCGTTCAGGCTGACGGGCTGTTTCAGCTGAATATGCATGGCAATATGCCGGCAGCCATGATTATACAATTCCCTGAGACGGTACTGGTATCGAGCGCGATTATTATGGAAATCCCAATGGTAGACAAAGTTGATCCTGCGTTCTATCAGGATGTGAAGGACGGAGACCTTGTAAAAGTGGACGCAACGAACGGCGTTGTTGAAATATTATAG